In Clupea harengus chromosome 23, Ch_v2.0.2, whole genome shotgun sequence, the sequence tagcctgctcgtgataaaagcctacatcagtctttcagtgtcagcctgagaaagaaacggttgcaccttagcaatgtttcttaagtgataaaaagatgttttaattatattttttatttgggttTCCAAATTGAGATATAAGTAAAATATgacacctaggtttctggcctggtgtttggtgttaagtgctagtgtttttaaatgtgcagacagtttctctctttcagctTTTTCACCGACGACTAATACCTGTGGTAATTTAAATCCTTGACTAATGCTGTCAAGCAGGGAGTCTTGGGAGGGAGTCAATGGCATCttccgtggacctgtttgctctgtatgcaaactgaTGTGGGTCAAATGTGGGGGGAAGGATGGATTTGATGTACTGCAAgaccagtttctcaaagcacCTGATTATAGGTGTAGATGCAACCGGTATGTACCTCCAGCCTTACAACAACCTGTATGTCGGCCTCCAGAGAACGCTCCACAGCTCCACCTTCAACGTGTATTTAAACTGAAGAGAACTATGAAGAGCATTCTTACATAGGTTCCCGGAATTCCAGGTGGCTCAGTGCTGTGTGAAGGGCTATGCTGATGGTATCTTCCGTGgtcctgtttgctctgtatccAAACTGATGTAGGTcaaatgtggggggaagggtGGATCTGATGTGCTATGAgaccagtttctcaaagcacttcatgattactggtgtaaatgtgtgtatttaaataGAACCCCGGTATTGGGGAGGCAGTAGGACAACATCTCTAGTGTGACGACAAGACTCACCGGTCTGTACTGTTTCATCATGGCTGATCAACGCTTTCCAGCCAATGTGCGCATTATTGGAGTGATGCACAAGGACACAACTAAGGTAAGATCAGCAtctccctccagctctctcttagtctcgttcactcactctctcacacacatatactaatGCGGTGCGTATTCAGCAATTGTGGGAATATTACCACGCTGACTATACAGCTAATCTTCTTTTAATTAACCTTTTGCAGATGTTTATGACCTCTGTGGTCTGGTCAGATAAGAATGAAGTGATCATCTACAGATCCTTCAAAGATTTCAAAAAATTTCACGTAAGTTGGAATACATCTCCAGAAAGACAATCCCCAAATTTTAAATCCTTTTCTAAAACTTAGCTGTGTCTTCTAACAGAAACAGTTGAAAAAGAAACATCCAATGGCAAATCCTTTTCGCAAAGAGGATAGAATTCTCCCCAGATTCAGAGGTGCAGTATACTATCCATGTTCAAATAATGCAATTACAGTTGGTACACCATACCCTGACTTTGTATGAGAAGTCCTTATTCATGACACCACTGAAATATTATCATGATTTTTTCCACTGCAGGCATGAAGAGGAACTTTCAGAGGAAGGGGCCGAGTAAGAGTGTGCACCGCGTCAAAGCTCTGGAGAAATACTGCACCGAGCTCTTCCAGTGTGACCCCAGTGTCACACAGAGTTCAGAGGTCGTCCAGTTCTTTTGCCCAAAAAATCATGACCTGGAACCAGAGTTTGCCAAGAacaggtatgttttttttttcctgtttgagAAGAGATATACAGATAGTCTCAAAATCTTGGTGTCTTTGTGGGTGAAGACCATGTTAGTAAATAATAATTGTTAACTCTTAAATTGCTGATTGGTAGAAATATTTTAAATTGCTAAAGTCCTGCCCTTGCTCTTTCAGTATCATTATAATGCCATCAGATGTCCTCTCGGAGATTCAAAGGGACGGGACAGCAAACCCACAAGACAAGCGCCTCAGTATGGGCAACATAACTCAGCCTTCCCTGACTCAGACCTACCGCACTGTCGCCCCGTATGAGACCAAGGACCTCAAGAACAGACCCTTTAAAGTGGACGTTAACAAAACCCTGGATGTCCTCATCAAAGACCAAAAAGGTATGTCAGTTCATGCTTGTCCTTTACCATTGCAGTCTCTTGGGTCTGTTCattcaatcaaatcaaatggcTCCTTGAGGGTCAAACAAGCCACTCACCTTTCCTCTGATTTCTTGTTGTGTCACTTGGTTTGCCACGGCCATCATAGACAATGGCAGCCTTTCTCATCCCAGACTGtgtttaatttgctaatggctaaACCAGGATAtaagaaacagagaaggagagataaaccTTTCTTTGAGATACATGAACAGAATGCGTAGCCTGTGTCATTCAGGACTTTTGGAGCATCTTTGACAatgatcagagtgtgtgtgtatgtgtgtgtgtgtgggtgtgtgtgtgtctgagggctGGCTTATAGATCGAATTTGTGTTTTCTGGGTTGGCAGGCTGGTGGCTTGTGGAGAATGAGGAGAAACATCTGGCGTGGTTCCCTGCCCCATACCTGGAGCCCTGTGAAGAGGACGGCGATGATGACTTTGATACTGTTTCCTCTGAAAGTAAGAAACCATTTCATTGAGATTGCAGACAATACAATAGATTATATTGCATTACAATGAATAAATGATACAATGCATACAAATCAGAGCATATACcaacacaaatcaaataaacatattattaaaattgtattatttaattaattattcaAATGTCATAACTTCAAACTAatagggcagctgtggctactgaggtagcttaccaccaccggtatgactgtgtatgaatgactgctggactctggactctgtaaagcgacttcgggtatatagagaagcgctatataagattgaattgattgattgattgataattatatattttttttcttcatctacCAGCATATACATTCTACTGTGCTGCAAGAAACTATGTCTCTAAGAACAGAGATGAAGTATCTGTACACATCGGCTCTGTTGTGGAAGTGTTGCGCAAGTCTGGCGATGGCTGGTGGCTTATCAGGTAATTTGCCTCATCTGGGAAAAGTCAGTAACGTCACAGATTGGGAAGTGAGGGAGAGGCCAAACAAGGGCAGGGTACGAATGAGAGTTCCCATTTGAATAGGCATTTCTGGGTAAATTCCAACAGATCATTTCAGTGCATCGTCTCAGTGTTGCCCCAGTAACATCACCAAAACTGGTTGGTGTGAAGATATAAAGTCAAGTATTACTCAGGTGTGATAGTGTGTAAGTCAGGTAGATAGAGTGTAGCATGTTTATCACTTTTATGATCCTTAATTATTGTCTGTTGCTACTCTTTGGAAGATACAGCGGCAGGGTTGGTTACGTGCCATCCATGTACCTCCAGCCTTACAACAACCCGTATGTCGGCCTCCAGAAAACACTCCACAGCTCCACCTTTAACCTCAGCTCCCTGCAGCCGCCTCCCTCCCAGCGTCAGGGCATCCCACGCAGGCTGACCCCGATTAGTCACTCCCGATCCCTGGAGAACCTGCTGGAACCTCATCGCGTGCGGACCAACACGGCGCCTGACAGCACCGTTGCGAGGCGCAAGGGGCCGGACAGCCACAACAGCAGCATCAGCGCAgccagcgacgagactgacttcGGCTTCAGCTCCTCGGGGAGCATGTCAGGGGCAGAGGCGGAGCAGGAGGCCCAGATCCGTGGGTCCTCCACAGGGGAGGCTGAGGCCAGCGATGGCCCCGACACTGGGGAGTCCAGCGGCGAGATAAGTCCCAGCAGATCCTGCAGTGGCAGCGCCAGTGACAGCCCAGCCGGCACCCCGACTGTCAGAGCCGTGACCCCACCCAGAGTGCCACCCAGGCCTCAGACCCAGGAGATCTTCACCCGCTGCACCACCTACACCCGCAAGGCGGCCATGGCCTCCAGGGCCCGGCTCTTCCCACAGCAGATGGAGATCCAAACGCGCTAATGGGAGAGaagacacataaacaaaaaattAAGTGAGCAGCTTTGGAGAAGAATTAGAGCAGAGCTTATTAACAGAGACATTAACAGGATAATGAGTAAAACAAGCAGTTTATCTTATACATGGACATATTTAAATGTTGTGTATTTAAATAGAATTAGAATGCTACCCAGAGGCAGAGGGTATTCTATACTTAATTGTTTAAGATCCATGGTTACTGTACTTTTATGGGGAACCTAATTTGTACATGTTCCATTTGTATGTAATGTTTACCTGTACTGTCTGTCTGCTATAGCACTGTTTTTGCCAGAATGGGATTAAGAGTCTGATTATGTAAGAATGTATGGTTTCATATGGATGTATTTCCTTGAGGACCAAGTGATGCATGTTTTATGTATTCATGAATGATTGATGAATTGGAGACTCTGTCCTGTTTTCTTTCAATGCTGTTTAAAGACAGTTTGAAAGGATGGCAATGTATCTTCTAcatgtacatactgtatatttaacatatactgtatattaacttcaaatacatttttatactGTGGTCTGGGCTTCATGGTTGTGTCAGGATCCTGCTCTGTCTTCattttgtgtttcctggttccCGACGTGTGttccctgtttgtttattttgtcatgtgcgtcttctctttttttttccagatttatttttgggctttttatgcctttaattgtacaggacagtgaagtgatgacaggaagcgaggcggagaagtggtggggagaggaccgggaaacgacatcaggccagacttgaacctgtgtccccgcgggcaataAAGcacgtaaatggggggcttatctgtcatgtgcttcttgtgtttgttttgtcatgccatgtgttttctgtccttGTCCTGGAACTTCGCCCTcacctgccctctgccacttcctggttttgtccgtgtctccacccctcacttGTCCCAAATCATCaccctgtttgtttgcctgattTGTTTCATCTGTGCTTGTTGTCTagttaaaattgaattgaaattagAATTGAAAATACATCTTTTTAATGTATCAATTCACTGATGTAGAAGGACATGGCTGTCCAGTCTGGACCCCAGACAAGTCTGTCTCGATTTaatttgaatgtatttattcatatatTACGCCAAGGCGTTTAATAGAGCctagggcctgaacccccctagaGAAAGCACTTAGGCAATGGTGGCAAGGTAAAACTTTATCTTAACATGAAGAAACATTGAGCAGAGCCCAGATAAAATTACAAGaaataacaaacaaatgatATCCCTTTGTGCAGCAACAGAGCCCTTTATGTAGTATGTTACTGATGTATTGACTCACATTTGAAGATGTTAAGAGATATGGAGCAAAGAATATGACTCCAAATGAATATGACATTGTTAATTCTGCCAGGAGCTGGGCGGGTCTCCCTCTCACTGCCATTGGGCATGTCTGAGATACTTCCAACTCGCTGTCACCTTTTAGTGTTGACATAGAGCCTCTCTTGCCTGCTTTTAGCCAGTGCTGTGGATCAACATGATAACCAGGTCATGAAACTGGAATGAATCAAGAACAAAGGGGAATTGTATGTGAGCTCTATGAACAAAATCCTATAAGCAATATTGCAATGGCATCAACCCCCACCAGACCCCTGCCTCAGATATTTTCATTTAAACAATGGACCCTTCAATTAGTACATACCCAATATATCCAGATGGCATGAACAGGACCCTGACACGCAACAGAAATAGCGCATTAAAGTtgcaggtgttgcgtagcaaccttTTACTTGCTGACTTGAAGTTACGGTGAATTTCAATCGCAAAAAGGGAACAGACTTCTTGGAATgttatgaaagatgtgaatggCAGCCGTCATTCTTTTGCAGCGGTCAGACCTTATCAGAAATATCAGACCCTCGAACGTTGGGATAGCCCAAtcaattcaatggaactttttgcaacattctgaggagccgtacaATATataactgatggagataatttccaaacactgttaatgacttaataatataataatcaagtgccttgtattattaattaccttatatgaatcatgtacgtatgtaagcaggaacatggcttttctgtgtttctgcgtgtgtgtaacttagaatatttggtgccacttagtctgcacatgtacaagagcatgtttagaccagaagtgataagaaggttcaaactgtgcttcttccgaccttgcaaaacttccatccttgcctcggacgtgagaaatccaccacgtgattatccctgctgaacgctcaacttctgtctatataaaccttgtgcgatgtgtttatcattgcttcactttcagccttgtgctgggagtgagcccgattgcaattgttgtttgtctaataagaatacttatatgcagcttcggagtcctgaggtaactagggtgaatt encodes:
- the LOC105910202 gene encoding NADPH oxidase organizer 1-like, which gives rise to MADQRFPANVRIIGVMHKDTTKMFMTSVVWSDKNEVIIYRSFKDFKKFHKQLKKKHPMANPFRKEDRILPRFRGMKRNFQRKGPSKSVHRVKALEKYCTELFQCDPSVTQSSEVVQFFCPKNHDLEPEFAKNSIIIMPSDVLSEIQRDGTANPQDKRLSMGNITQPSLTQTYRTVAPYETKDLKNRPFKVDVNKTLDVLIKDQKGWWLVENEEKHLAWFPAPYLEPCEEDGDDDFDTVSSETYTFYCAARNYVSKNRDEVSVHIGSVVEVLRKSGDGWWLIRYSGRVGYVPSMYLQPYNNPYVGLQKTLHSSTFNLSSLQPPPSQRQGIPRRLTPISHSRSLENLLEPHRVRTNTAPDSTVARRKGPDSHNSSISAASDETDFGFSSSGSMSGAEAEQEAQIRGSSTGEAEASDGPDTGESSGEISPSRSCSGSASDSPAGTPTVRAVTPPRVPPRPQTQEIFTRCTTYTRKAAMASRARLFPQQMEIQTR